The sequence gtttcaagaAATGCATGCTCAATCGGGTTAAGGTCAGGTGATTGACATGGCTAAAGCATAACTTAAAAAATGCTAGCTTAATGTTGAGATGCTAGAGTTGATAACAGACCAAAATGAAACTTTCTGTAAACGGCAACACATTGATCGACATTGTGTGGCTCTTGTTCATGTCAACATTTCTATATATGAATTATTTCCGGTGACCAATGCTGAGTAATTGTGAGCATCAGCTGAAAAGGAAACTGACGAGTTACTTGATGACTTGATTACTGCACTGAACTTCCTCAATTCATACAGACACTTCACAAGGACATCAAATATGAAtaatctatctgtctgtctgtctacctgtctgtctatctatatctgtctgtctatctatatctgtctgtctgtctatctatatctgtctgtctgtctatctatctatctgaacCACCCATCCATCTCTAtcctatcatccatccatccatccatccagtcacgtgtatttctttcttttttagcgGACAATAGAATACAATGGCTAATGAcaataaaaatgaattcaatggtTGTCTTACCTTGCTTCTCTTCGGCCGCAGCAAGTCACTCGGTGTTGGTTTCCTCTTTTTGAAGATTCCGTTACACGCGAGCGCGTTTCAACATGCGCGCACTCAACAAGGATGCGGAAGATAAACCcagagttttatttttagattttttctATTACTTATACAGCATACGCGACAACAGCGAGCGTTGACGTCATCATCGAATTGAATCAATATTTTcttaataaaataaagtaaaaaataaagtagttgtaaaaaaaaaaaaaagttgaacttGTCTTCTTTTAACGGCCAGCAGGGGGAGACAAATCCCGCGAGATTCATAGTCAATGGACGTTGTTTTCGGACGTCAACGAAACAATACAATCATTACCGACTTAcgagttttttttccaccccaaaTGCCAATTTATTTCTAATATATCCAGTTTTGCTGGATTTATTTGTGGATTCTTTGTAGAATTTCCTGTTTACACCGTTTGCAAATACCTCACAGCGTTTAAGATAAAGTGggagcaaacaaacaaatttcAAGCAGTTCCTTTTTTTGCgacgaaaaataacatttaCCCTTATCGAAGATGTGATAAAGTGTTTATTTTACTCTGCATAAACTATACAGTATATTACATTGAGGTTATGAGGGAGATCTTTTCTAAAATGGATTCTGAGTGTCATTGGATTGTTGATGGCTCCTCTTTTTCATCGACTGATTTTGTAGACAAGATCGCCCACCTGGATCACGCCCGTCTTCTCCACGCTAAGCAGCTGTCCAAACAGCGGCGCCGACTTGTAGATGTGCTTCTCGTCGGGTTTGCACAGGCGGTAGCTGAGCGGCCGACACCAGACAACCATCGTCcaaaaaacacactcacacacaaaatgTATCTCCGAACGAGAGTTTCTTACCTCTTCAGCGTTTCAAGAGGCTCCTTTCTGTTGATGATTCCAGTTTCGGGGTCCACTGTTGTGAAAAtgcacctggaaaaaaaaatgaattcattAAATTGTATCATTTTCGCAAGTGAGTCACATTTGAACAAATAGTggcgcaacacatgtagacaggcaGAATGgaataaaatcaacatttgctgtcaacttgaaagcaaaaaaaataaattacctcCCGCATGACATCACCCGCCGCAGACGAACGCTACCGATCTGGATCTCTTCCCATGAATCCTGCAcatgcacacccacacacagaaaaaaaaaaattgccagtTGAGTCGTGAGTAAAATTAGTTCTCCGCCTCCATAGCACATGATGACTTTTCCCATTTCGGGCACAGAAACAGCCTTGTCGTACTTCGGCAAACGCCTCGCAGTCGCCGATGACGATGTTGGGCCGGAAGCGCTCCACCGTCAGGTCCTTGTTCAGCTTCCCGCTCAGGTGCTTGACGGACGCTTCGGACAGGAGCATAACCGGGGCGCAATCGGGGTACGCTACCTCCTGGACCGCAATCGCAAAAAGAAAGTTTGTAAAAGGCTCGGAATTGTCAGTGGTTATCAACCGACCTCATGTGGGGAGAAGAGCGATTCGGAATCCACAGACCTCCTGGCCTTCATGTGGGCTTCAAAATGCACCAGGCGGAAGGTCTTTTCCGCCTTCAGATAGCGGACCAACCAACGGGACGCTTGGTCGCCGCAGTCCCGCCCCTGAATGTCACCACCAAACATTCTGACATCACAAAAGTCCCCGTTGAGTCATCAATGTAGCGACGATGCTATTCAAATAGCGCCGCACCTGCAGTCCATGACGGCGTTATCGAGCTGCTTGATGGGGAAACGCAGCTCAGACATCTCGGGCCCGTTCAGGACCACATCACCTCCCTCGCATGTTAAAGAGACCAGAACCAGACGAGGTTCCTGGCGGCCTGTCACCATGTGGCCATCCTCCGTCACTACCATCCAGTGGCTGCAGGAAaattttttgagtaaattaagAATTTAAAGATTTTTAACTCCCAAAACAAGATAAATGTAACTTTTTTTGAGGTTTTCAATTCGGCCAGTCAGTCTGGAGGGTGACCCAAACTTACCGATCCTGCATCTGCCCGCACTTGAGGCCTATGTTGAGGCACTCGGCGAGAGGAACCGACGCCGCTTTGCCGGACTTGAGCGGGTGGACAAGGAGCTGCGACACGACGCCCACGCGCACACGCGTCACCGGCCTCCGCAGGTATTTATATGCAACACCCAAAGCCACGAACACCGCGGCGGCTGCACCGCCGACCAGCAGCGTCGATTTATTCTTGCACAAAAAAACTTTCACGGACACCGTCGGCTCCATTTTGGAAGTTCGCTCGGACTTTGGACTTCCGCGGGGGACCTAAATGTGTAACGTTCAAAGACAGTCGGTTTTATCATCGCTCCTTGATGAAGTTTTTTGCTACTCAAAACACTCTTATATCATAGGAGGATTTAttaatccaaataaaataatgatcataTATATAGCTCTAAAAAAtataagcattattaaaatAACATTTATCAGCGTCCAgttgaatatttgccattttgtcATCATCAATAACACGCCCAAAATGATGCGACATTGGCtgtggaagaagaaaaatatcacGTGGCAGCTACACAAAAAGGTGTGCTGGTTCAGCAAAGTGTTGCCAGGTACATTTAAAATAGCTCCACCGTTTCGGGGACCCGATGGTGCATTCAATATGGAGGCTGACCTTCTCAGGGGGACTATTTTTGGGCTCTGACATGGAAAAGTGACATCGGCTG is a genomic window of Syngnathus typhle isolate RoL2023-S1 ecotype Sweden linkage group LG16, RoL_Styp_1.0, whole genome shotgun sequence containing:
- the marc1 gene encoding mitochondrial amidoxime-reducing component 1; this translates as MEPTVSVKVFLCKNKSTLLVGGAAAAVFVALGVAYKYLRRPVTRVRVGVVSQLLVHPLKSGKAASVPLAECLNIGLKCGQMQDRHWMVVTEDGHMVTGRQEPRLVLVSLTCEGGDVVLNGPEMSELRFPIKQLDNAVMDCRMFGGDIQGRDCGDQASRWLVRYLKAEKTFRLVHFEAHMKARRSVDSESLFSPHEEVAYPDCAPVMLLSEASVKHLSGKLNKDLTVERFRPNIVIGDCEAFAEDSWEEIQIGSVRLRRVMSCGRCIFTTVDPETGIINRKEPLETLKSYRLCKPDEKHIYKSAPLFGQLLSVEKTGVIQVGDLVYKISR